One part of the Spirochaeta lutea genome encodes these proteins:
- a CDS encoding MGH1-like glycoside hydrolase domain-containing protein, producing MAKKDFPGVHFYDQDFVDVYDQTWAWIEEFWQKGSEENGLQPKFFNQPTAETISQVEACFSTFFLVYSNKIYPCTPQLDNFYAKQEENGAIRSEYRVSDGSAFLTDDNPEGVCLPLFSWAEHNLFHKIGNKKRIKEIMPILEKHFSWLESTFKDENGLYRVPLSATGMPNSPRKNSVYYCDFNMVMAVNAMYMAELADILNDKEISFFYKRHYFSLKTKINQLMWNEESGTYFDLDESLAQVPVKHLGAFWSLLCELPNDAKAEKLLDHLKNPDTFGTPNPFPSLAADEPEFHETGNGYRGSVFPHLTFMVIKGLEKYAGYSLARESAIRHLYYMLDTLHPEGNRRGKVWEAYKPTKEGPAEWPDNPDFPREQFITTVSLSTITLMIENVIGLFVSLPRKTVDWIVPTLEVMGIDNLSLKRNLITILSNKSNRGWEIRLESEKLYYFTIDIIGDKKKTLPIPSGKCSMLIDKL from the coding sequence GTGGCGAAAAAAGACTTTCCTGGTGTCCACTTTTATGATCAGGACTTCGTCGATGTGTATGACCAAACCTGGGCTTGGATTGAAGAATTCTGGCAGAAGGGTTCAGAAGAAAATGGGTTGCAGCCAAAATTTTTCAACCAGCCAACCGCAGAAACCATTAGCCAAGTCGAAGCCTGTTTCTCCACATTCTTCCTTGTCTACAGTAATAAAATCTACCCCTGCACTCCCCAGCTTGACAATTTTTATGCAAAACAGGAAGAAAATGGTGCAATCAGGAGTGAATACCGGGTTAGCGACGGCTCAGCCTTTTTAACGGACGATAACCCGGAGGGGGTATGTCTACCCTTATTTTCATGGGCTGAGCATAACCTCTTTCATAAAATCGGTAATAAAAAGCGAATCAAAGAAATCATGCCGATCCTTGAGAAACACTTCTCCTGGCTGGAGTCGACCTTTAAGGATGAAAACGGCCTCTACCGCGTACCGCTCTCAGCAACCGGGATGCCGAACAGTCCCCGTAAAAACAGCGTATACTATTGCGATTTCAATATGGTTATGGCAGTGAATGCCATGTATATGGCCGAGCTGGCTGATATTCTCAATGATAAAGAAATCAGCTTTTTTTATAAACGCCATTACTTCTCACTTAAAACGAAAATCAACCAGCTCATGTGGAATGAAGAATCAGGAACCTATTTTGACCTTGATGAGTCCCTTGCCCAGGTTCCGGTAAAACATCTGGGAGCCTTCTGGAGCCTGCTCTGTGAATTGCCCAACGATGCGAAGGCTGAAAAGCTTCTCGACCATCTCAAGAATCCCGATACCTTCGGTACCCCCAACCCCTTTCCTTCCCTTGCCGCTGATGAACCTGAGTTTCACGAAACCGGCAATGGATACCGGGGGTCGGTATTCCCCCACCTGACGTTCATGGTCATAAAGGGGCTTGAGAAGTACGCCGGCTACTCCCTGGCCCGGGAGAGCGCTATCCGCCACCTCTACTATATGCTTGATACCCTTCATCCCGAGGGCAATCGACGGGGTAAGGTATGGGAAGCCTATAAACCGACCAAAGAAGGTCCGGCAGAGTGGCCGGACAACCCAGATTTTCCCCGTGAGCAGTTCATCACCACCGTTAGCCTCTCAACCATAACCCTGATGATAGAGAATGTCATAGGATTGTTTGTTAGCTTGCCCCGAAAAACGGTGGATTGGATCGTCCCGACCCTGGAGGTCATGGGAATTGATAATCTATCCCTAAAACGCAACCTCATAACCATCCTTAGCAACAAATCAAATAGGGGCTGGGAGATCAGGTTAGAGAGCGAAAAATTGTATTACTTTACCATCGATATAATCGGGGATAAGAAAAAGACCCTGCCCATCCCCTCCGGTAAGTGTTCAATGCTCATCGACAAGCTGTAA
- the nudC gene encoding NAD(+) diphosphatase: MDKNYLPGEGTPQPADLILVVTDSGVVIPEGGVFWAYHGLTIPRSELVPVGSLGSAAVFVCHHSVAQSYGRLPGGQAIPLRELYGLIEEPVFWFAGRAAHVYHWHIRSQFCGRCGAATLWNTREISKTCTQCNEVYYPKISPAIIVAITRPTDRGPAVLLAKHTNRPHGFYGLIAGFIEPGESAEEAVHREVLEETGIRIHRLRYWKSQPWPFPEGLMLGYTAEYHSGELDLQEDELAHAGFYTAGDLPLLPPALSLSRQLTDLVLGRGEEKK; the protein is encoded by the coding sequence ATGGATAAGAATTATCTGCCCGGAGAAGGAACCCCCCAACCGGCTGATCTCATTTTGGTTGTAACCGATTCCGGTGTGGTTATTCCTGAGGGTGGCGTGTTTTGGGCCTACCATGGGCTCACAATTCCCCGGTCGGAGCTGGTTCCTGTGGGTAGTCTCGGGTCTGCGGCGGTGTTCGTCTGCCACCATTCTGTCGCCCAGTCCTACGGTAGGCTGCCCGGAGGCCAGGCGATACCCCTCCGTGAGCTGTACGGACTGATTGAGGAACCTGTTTTTTGGTTCGCAGGGCGGGCGGCGCATGTGTACCACTGGCATATACGTTCTCAGTTTTGCGGCCGGTGTGGAGCTGCTACTCTTTGGAATACCCGGGAGATTTCAAAAACCTGTACCCAGTGTAACGAGGTGTACTATCCAAAAATAAGCCCGGCGATTATCGTGGCGATCACAAGACCGACGGATCGGGGGCCTGCAGTGCTCTTGGCTAAACATACCAACCGGCCCCATGGTTTTTATGGGTTGATTGCAGGGTTTATCGAACCCGGCGAATCCGCCGAGGAAGCGGTACACCGTGAGGTTTTAGAAGAAACCGGCATTCGCATACACCGTCTTCGCTATTGGAAGAGCCAACCCTGGCCCTTTCCGGAGGGGCTCATGCTGGGATACACGGCGGAATATCACTCGGGAGAACTGGATCTCCAGGAGGATGAGTTAGCCCATGCAGGGTTCTATACTGCCGGGGATCTACCGCTCCTGCCTCCGGCCCTGAGTTTATCCCGGCAATTAACCGACCTCGTATTGGGCAGAGGCGAAGAAAAAAAATAA
- a CDS encoding DMT family transporter: protein MNTPFIVSGELLALGTALCWTITSIMFSEAGRRVGSLNLNLIRLLIALGFFTLFQAVTGGELIPFSAPQRIWATMGISGLIGFVLGDLFLFQAFILIGPRLSMLVYSSVPVITLVLGWFFLGETLGAGQGWGVALTLGGILMVIALRNRSPSTGSGETTLREFVVGVLCAFLGSIGQAGGLIVGRFGAGTEYSAFAATQIRVIAGIIGFLVVFILTRRWRQLWGALHNAKAYPFIVAGSFFGPFLGVSLGLWAAQRTQTGIAATLMAIVPVLIVIPSILIYKEKINLAEIIGTGITLWGVSFLL from the coding sequence ATGAATACTCCCTTCATTGTGTCCGGAGAGTTGCTTGCCCTCGGAACGGCACTGTGCTGGACAATTACCTCCATCATGTTTTCCGAGGCAGGCAGGCGGGTGGGCAGCCTCAATCTCAATCTCATCCGGTTACTCATCGCCTTGGGATTCTTCACCCTGTTCCAGGCTGTCACCGGCGGAGAACTCATCCCATTCTCAGCCCCCCAGCGAATCTGGGCTACTATGGGGATATCGGGCCTCATCGGATTTGTTCTAGGCGACCTGTTCCTGTTTCAAGCCTTTATCCTCATCGGACCACGGTTATCTATGCTGGTCTACTCATCGGTGCCGGTGATTACCCTGGTTCTCGGATGGTTCTTTTTGGGCGAAACCCTGGGGGCCGGTCAGGGCTGGGGAGTCGCTCTTACTCTTGGGGGGATTCTCATGGTAATCGCCCTCAGAAACCGCTCGCCATCAACCGGATCTGGGGAGACAACGCTCCGCGAATTTGTGGTAGGTGTGCTCTGTGCGTTTTTAGGAAGTATCGGCCAAGCCGGGGGGCTCATCGTCGGCAGATTCGGCGCGGGAACAGAGTATTCTGCCTTCGCGGCTACCCAGATCCGTGTCATTGCAGGAATCATCGGTTTTTTGGTGGTGTTTATCCTCACCCGCCGTTGGCGACAGCTCTGGGGAGCCCTGCATAACGCAAAGGCCTACCCCTTCATCGTGGCCGGTTCATTCTTCGGTCCGTTTCTAGGGGTTAGTTTGGGTCTTTGGGCTGCTCAACGTACTCAAACCGGAATAGCAGCCACCCTTATGGCAATTGTCCCGGTGTTGATTGTTATTCCCTCCATCCTCATCTACAAAGAAAAAATCAATCTCGCAGAGATAATCGGTACCGGGATAACCTTGTGGGGGGTCAGTTTTTTGTTATAA
- the pth gene encoding aminoacyl-tRNA hydrolase: MSGPRQSPTPEISAIVFLGNPGSQYSKTRHNAAWQVCDAWRTGQSWEKKFSSLWSKTSVGGKDVLLQKPETYMNNSGRAVQALLQFFKIPLQSCLVVHDDLELPFGTVGFQAGGGLQGHNGLKSIAGSCGGPGFLRLRIGIGRPVHGSVSSFVLSRFSREEEIQFPLVVETSRKLLEDLLGGSVKLEGSGRIKREI, from the coding sequence ATGTCCGGCCCAAGGCAATCCCCCACCCCCGAAATCTCGGCAATTGTATTTCTCGGTAATCCGGGATCCCAGTACAGTAAAACCCGACATAATGCAGCATGGCAGGTTTGTGACGCTTGGCGTACCGGCCAGTCCTGGGAAAAAAAATTTTCATCCCTCTGGTCAAAAACCTCGGTAGGGGGAAAGGATGTCCTTCTTCAGAAACCGGAAACCTACATGAATAATTCCGGTAGAGCAGTACAAGCCCTCCTGCAGTTTTTTAAGATCCCCCTCCAGTCCTGTCTTGTGGTTCACGATGATCTTGAGCTCCCCTTTGGTACGGTCGGGTTCCAGGCCGGCGGAGGTCTGCAAGGGCACAACGGCCTCAAATCCATAGCTGGGTCCTGCGGAGGGCCCGGCTTCCTTCGCCTTCGAATCGGTATCGGACGACCGGTTCACGGCTCCGTCAGCTCCTTCGTGCTGAGCCGGTTCTCTCGGGAGGAAGAGATTCAATTCCCTCTGGTTGTTGAAACATCCCGTAAACTCCTCGAAGACCTGCTTGGGGGATCCGTGAAGCTGGAAGGTTCCGGTCGAATCAAGCGAGAAATTTGA
- a CDS encoding glutaredoxin family protein: MNWNDLKSRSLRIYTTPWCSDCHRLKKLLTRQGLEFSEVDVDSNASAREHMVAKAGEFSIPQLEIDDEWMVRGWHQELPSRWDEGLFFEELAQAIPAQD, encoded by the coding sequence ATGAATTGGAATGATTTAAAATCCCGGTCGCTCCGGATTTATACGACCCCGTGGTGCTCTGATTGCCATCGGCTTAAAAAATTACTAACCCGTCAAGGTCTGGAGTTTTCAGAGGTGGATGTGGATTCCAACGCCTCTGCTAGAGAACATATGGTTGCCAAAGCGGGAGAATTTTCCATTCCCCAGCTTGAGATTGACGATGAATGGATGGTACGGGGCTGGCATCAAGAACTCCCCTCCAGGTGGGATGAAGGGCTCTTTTTCGAGGAGCTCGCCCAGGCCATCCCAGCACAGGATTAA